A portion of the Streptomyces sp. NBC_01335 genome contains these proteins:
- the fabG gene encoding 3-oxoacyl-ACP reductase FabG gives MSFLFPEGTRALVTGASRGIGAATALALAEHGCDVVLNYHSSAAKAESVAEQIRALGREALLVQADVGDEAQVMAMFKRIRAEWGPVQVAVLNSGVTADGHLAAMSSAKWQEVIGTNLTGSFLTAREATKQMYASGGSIVLIASTSGIAGRAGQANYAASKGGVISLAKTLSYEVAPRGIRVNVVAPGFIDTDMVKKVPPAHLKEALQVIPLGRTGTPAEVAQAAVFMASSAASYITGKVLTVDGGMIPN, from the coding sequence ATGAGCTTCCTCTTCCCCGAGGGCACCCGGGCCCTGGTCACCGGTGCCTCGCGCGGTATCGGCGCGGCCACCGCGCTGGCGCTCGCGGAGCACGGCTGCGACGTCGTCCTCAACTACCACTCCAGCGCTGCCAAGGCGGAGTCGGTCGCGGAGCAGATCCGCGCCCTGGGCCGCGAGGCCCTCCTCGTCCAGGCCGATGTCGGTGACGAGGCCCAGGTCATGGCGATGTTCAAGCGGATCCGCGCCGAGTGGGGGCCGGTCCAGGTCGCCGTCCTCAACTCCGGCGTGACCGCCGACGGCCACCTCGCGGCCATGAGCAGCGCCAAGTGGCAGGAGGTCATCGGCACCAACCTCACCGGCTCCTTCCTCACCGCCCGCGAGGCCACCAAGCAGATGTACGCGAGTGGCGGCTCCATCGTCCTGATCGCCTCCACCAGCGGAATCGCCGGCCGGGCCGGCCAGGCCAACTACGCCGCCAGCAAGGGCGGAGTGATCTCCCTGGCCAAGACCCTCTCGTACGAGGTGGCGCCGCGCGGCATCCGCGTCAACGTCGTCGCCCCGGGGTTCATCGACACCGACATGGTCAAGAAGGTCCCCCCGGCCCACCTGAAGGAAGCCCTCCAGGTGATTCCGCTCGGCCGCACCGGCACCCCTGCCGAGGTCGCCCAGGCCGCCGTCTTCATGGCCTCGTCCGCCGCTTCGTACATCACCGGAAAGGTGCTGACCGTCGACGGCGGAATGATCCCCAACTGA
- the sbnB gene encoding 2,3-diaminopropionate biosynthesis protein SbnB: MRILGREDVAAALDGLDPAVLDAVRTAYVLHGQGRSEVPFSGFLRPPGDDGSRIISLPAYLGGPEPVMGLKWISSFPANVERGLQRASSVQILNDLRTGYPTAVLEASQISASRTAASAALASRTLHGDHAVRTAGLIGCGTINRRVLDFLVLVHPELATVTVQDAVPGRAATFAAQLASERPEITFVAGGVDDALRAGTVSIATTDSSYWLDLAAHPDRPDRQVILHLSLRDLSTDSVLNAYNVVDDIEHVMREGTSLHRAEQEVGHRRFVGAEIAAVLGRSEGPETRGTVVFSPFGLGILDLAVARTVLTAATRDGIGTEVDGFDPGSHRVTAAMAGVAA, from the coding sequence ATGAGAATCCTCGGTCGCGAGGACGTCGCCGCCGCGCTCGACGGCCTCGATCCCGCCGTGCTCGACGCGGTACGCACCGCGTACGTGCTGCACGGCCAGGGCCGCTCGGAGGTGCCGTTCTCCGGTTTCCTCCGCCCGCCCGGCGACGACGGCTCCCGCATCATCTCGCTCCCCGCCTACCTGGGCGGACCCGAGCCCGTCATGGGCCTGAAGTGGATCTCCTCCTTCCCGGCCAACGTCGAGCGGGGTCTGCAGCGCGCCTCGTCGGTGCAGATCCTCAACGACCTGCGCACCGGCTACCCGACCGCGGTCCTGGAGGCCAGCCAGATATCGGCGTCCCGCACCGCGGCGTCGGCCGCCCTCGCGAGCCGCACGCTGCACGGCGACCACGCGGTGCGTACGGCCGGGCTGATCGGCTGCGGCACCATCAACCGGCGCGTCCTGGACTTCCTCGTGCTGGTCCACCCCGAGCTGGCCACGGTCACCGTCCAGGACGCGGTGCCCGGCCGAGCTGCCACCTTCGCCGCCCAACTGGCGTCCGAGCGGCCGGAGATCACCTTCGTGGCCGGCGGTGTCGACGACGCGCTGCGCGCCGGTACGGTCTCCATCGCCACCACCGACTCCAGCTACTGGCTCGACCTCGCCGCCCACCCCGACCGCCCCGACCGCCAGGTGATCCTGCACCTGTCGCTGCGCGACCTGAGCACGGACTCCGTCCTGAACGCCTACAACGTGGTCGACGACATCGAGCACGTGATGCGCGAGGGGACCTCGCTGCACCGCGCCGAGCAGGAGGTGGGCCACCGCCGCTTCGTGGGCGCCGAGATAGCCGCCGTGCTCGGCCGGAGCGAGGGGCCGGAGACCCGGGGGACCGTCGTCTTCTCCCCCTTCGGCCTCGGCATCCTCGACCTCGCCGTCGCCCGGACGGTCCTCACGGCGGCCACCCGGGACGGCATCGGCACCGAGGTGGACGGCTTCGACCCCGGCTCGCACCGGGTCACCGCGGCCATGGCGGGAGTCGCGGCATGA
- the sbnA gene encoding 2,3-diaminopropionate biosynthesis protein SbnA translates to MTVAPSVAATRAATAARPRDPDIIATIGSTPLVALDRLFPPTRFQVYGKCERFNPGGSIKDRAARSMIEHALSTGVLMPGISTVVESSSGNLGIALAQLCNFYRLDLICVTDPRTTAQNAAIMRAYGATVEVVDRDAETGEYLPSRIRRVGELLNTVPDAYWPNQYGNEYNALAHQHTMREIHEALPEAPDYLFLAAGTTGTLRGCAEYIAAEGLPTQVVAVDAVGSVIFGPPEAWERRHRRTIPGHGAAVVPALLRPGLADRVVKVTDLDCVRGCRSLLAKESILAGGSSGAVMAALLDASSWITPGATCVAILPDGGDRYLDTIYSDSWVESRFG, encoded by the coding sequence ATGACCGTGGCCCCCTCCGTCGCGGCGACCCGCGCCGCAACCGCGGCCCGTCCCCGCGATCCGGACATCATCGCAACGATCGGCTCCACCCCGCTGGTCGCCCTCGACCGCCTCTTCCCGCCCACGCGCTTCCAGGTCTACGGCAAGTGCGAGCGATTCAACCCGGGCGGCTCCATCAAGGACCGCGCGGCCCGCTCCATGATCGAACACGCGTTGTCCACCGGGGTGTTGATGCCGGGCATCTCCACCGTCGTGGAGTCCTCCTCCGGCAACCTGGGTATCGCCCTGGCCCAGCTCTGCAACTTCTACCGGCTCGACCTGATCTGCGTCACCGACCCGCGCACCACCGCCCAGAACGCCGCGATCATGCGGGCGTACGGGGCGACGGTCGAGGTCGTGGACCGGGACGCGGAGACCGGCGAGTACCTGCCGTCCCGGATCAGGCGGGTGGGGGAACTCCTGAACACCGTGCCCGACGCCTACTGGCCCAACCAGTACGGCAACGAGTACAACGCCCTCGCCCACCAGCACACCATGCGCGAGATCCACGAGGCGCTCCCCGAGGCTCCCGACTACCTCTTCCTGGCCGCCGGCACCACCGGCACGCTGCGCGGCTGCGCCGAGTACATCGCCGCCGAGGGCCTGCCCACCCAGGTGGTGGCGGTGGACGCGGTGGGCAGCGTGATCTTCGGCCCGCCCGAGGCCTGGGAGCGCCGGCACCGCCGCACCATCCCCGGGCACGGCGCGGCGGTGGTCCCGGCGCTGCTGCGCCCCGGTCTCGCGGACCGGGTGGTGAAGGTGACCGACCTGGACTGCGTGCGCGGCTGCCGATCCTTGCTGGCGAAGGAGTCGATCCTCGCCGGCGGTTCGTCCGGCGCCGTCATGGCCGCCCTGCTGGACGCCTCCTCCTGGATCACGCCGGGTGCCACCTGCGTCGCGATCCTTCCCGACGGGGGCGACCGCTACCTCGACACGATCTACAGCGATTCCTGGGTGGAGTCCCGCTTCGGCTGA